The genomic stretch GTTATGAAACagtttcccctctcctcttctcagtTAATTAACCTTGTGTTGTCTTTTTCTACCCCCCGTTTGTGTCCTCAGCCACTGCATACAGCAGATCCTGGAGAGTGTCCATCACTGCCATGTTAACGGGATCGTTCACAGGGATCTGAAGGTTTGTACAACCTCTGGCACTCCTTCATTCTGACCTGGCCTGATCTATTTCAGTGCATTGCTGTGTGAGCTGGACAGGCAGGTGGGCTATCACAAGAAAGGACTCTAAAAATTAAATAATCTGGCTTTCTGTATGACGTTCTTTCAAAAAAATATTGCAAATAATAAAAGTGGATCTCAgtattttttgtgtgtaataAAGACAACCAAATTTGAAATTTGAACCAAATTTGAGCTGTCAGATAATTTCCATCATTATTATGAATTTGTATGAATTATGTAAATATGTCCAGATGTCACTTTGGTGCAGCGATTTGTCAATCATGAAGTTACTCCTCACAGGCTGACTGTTTGGAGTCtctaaatgttaaaaaatgcaTTATTCAGTAGAGGACACAGTGAGAATGACCTTAGGTTAGAAAAGACCTTTCTTCACTTCTGTGTATGCGTTCTTattcttgttcttgttcttgctacatattgaCTACCAacatactcattctactagcaaagtgaggacatctgTGGGAAATTAGGACAGTTTGGCTGGTCCTGGCCACTTCAAAGGACTGATTGAGGGTTAAAACAGGGTTTTAAGATTGAGAGTAGAATTGGGATtaggtcaggattagggtcttGATCAGGGtcaaggttgggggggggttgttgttaGGTTAAGGGAAGGGGCTGGGGAATTGTAAttgtaaagaaagaaatgcaaggatctgtgtgtgtgttcttgcatttATGCTGTATTAATGGCCAAAACGATTGCTgtcagtgtgcacgtgtgatgatggtcacacgtgcacactgacAGCACGTGTGATGATGGATAGGTGCCACCAAATATGCACACACAGGGGATATTACAGAATCCGGTGGAAAGACTCACAGACTTGCCAGTCCCTTGGCTCCCTTGGCTTCAACTGATGAAGCCAAGGGTTGGTTTAGGTAACCTGATTCCAGATCTGTGAACATTAGCATCACCTTTTTCGCCCCAACAGCCTGAGAACCTTTTATTGGCCAGCAAGCTGAAGGGTGCGGCGGTCAAGTTGGCTGATTTTGGGTTGGCTATCGAGGTGCAGGGCGACCAACAGGCGTGGTTTGGTGAGTATTTATAATTCTATATGGCATTAAAACTCAAATAAATGATGTAAATAGTTTGATAACTATATGAAAATGTGCTGGAGTATGCTGCTCGCTGAATGATGACATCTCCACTCCTTCAAATGACCTTTCCAGGATTTGCTGGCACCCCAGGATACTTATCACCAGAGGTTCTGAGGAAGGACCCATATGGGAAGCCGGTGGACATGTGGGCGTGTggtaaatgacatttaaatccTGCCACCTCAGCTGCTAAGTGGATGCTGCAGATAAAGTTGTAACTGGGTCAACCTAAGCTGAGACTCAtgttctctgttgtttttgttttttttgtcaaactGAATAAATTTTGCCTACTGAGGCTTTAAGGTTAAAGCACATAACTGAACATGTCGCTCTCCTCCAGGTGTGATTTTATATATCCTTCTGGTGGGTTATCCACCCTTTTGGGATGAGGACCAGCACCGCCTTTACCAGCAAATCAAAGCTGGGGCCTATGATGTAAGCACACAATTAAAAACAGGGCTGTccattaaaactgaaaaaaatcaaaatgaactAAAATAAACTCCATCAATTCAAATTCAATAAGTTTGGTTATAGATCATTTATGCTCAACAAAGCTCAAGATCAACACCGTCAAGATGTCACCTTCCTTGTTTTACCAGTAGGCTGGATATTTTACTGTATAAGTACCTTTGACTTTTCTTTGCCAGTTCCCATCCCCAGAGTGGGACACTGTAACCCCTGAGGCCAAAGATTTGATCAACAAGATGTTAACCATCAACCCCAGCAAGCGCATCACTGCCTCAGAGGCCCTTAAACACCCCTGGATCTGCGTATGTGGCACTGGCACAAATACACACGGACACGCATGCGTCCACCCAGACAGGCCTTCAGTCACGTCTAATCAAACGATCTCACTTGCCACCTGCAGCAACGGTCCACCGTAGCCTCCATGATGCACAGGCAGGAGACAGTGGAGTGCCTGAAGAAATTCAATGCCCGGAGGAAACTCAAGGTCAGACATGCAGCAGTTgttaatatttctgtttttggaGACCCAACATTACCAAACCGTGTTTCTGACTCCTTATGTCAGAATGTTGACTTGCTCTGAGACCTTTAGCTTGCCCTTttactctgctcctctttctttctgcaAGCTTATCAAACATACTATTTCTGTCCCTTCCTTCCATTTTctcccttccttcttccttccttccatctcctcccttcctccttccttccttccttccttccttccttccttccttccttccttccttccttccttccttccttccttccttccttccttccttctgttcTCTCACTGCAGGGAGCCATATTGACCACTTTGCTGGTCACAAGAAACTTCTCAGGTATGTCAGTAACAGCCACAGAACAGCTTCTCTAAACATAATTCAGATACTTttctatgtatgtatgtatgtatgtatgtatgtatgtatgtatgtgtgtgggtgtgggtgtgggtgtgggtgtgggtgtgggtgtgggtgtgtgtgtatatgtatgtatgcacacacacacacacacatatatatatatgtgtgtgtgtgtgtgtagaaaagGTGCTTAATGCTTCATTGTACTTCTCCAAACATGGACCAATTGGTAAACAGGCATCTTTCTTTTATCGACTGATCATTGGCTCTTCCACCAGAGCTCAGTTTAGCTCCTCTCATATCTTTTTGCATAtattatctttttttctgttttctgaggcTCAGCCTTCTTTCTGTCTTCATTCTACAGTTAACTGCATCAGGgcatttgtgtctttttattcatcaccttctttctttctcaatttccttcttttgtttGGATTGTGGTTTCCATTTGAGGTAAGATTTTTGGAATGAAAAGGCATTTTACGGGGCCAGGATGTTCAGGCTTTACTCCTCTAACCCTCACAGATGCATGGGAACAAATGCTGAAGTAAAAGAGAAAGTTTTGGGCCTTTTATAGAACTATAGGCCCTTCACATACAGTTCAACTATTAGATCAAGATAATCCAGGAAAGGCTGCAGCATGAATTGCTAATAAAAATGACTGTTTGAATTCATTTAATGACAGTTgcaaggagagaagaaaacagtgGGATTATAGGATGTATGAGGGGTTCATGTGCATGAGTCAGTTTAAGAATGCCATGTCAGTGAAGACAGGGGCTTCATTCTTTTCATCACCTGGTAAGGGGCCCTCATGACATGACAGGCAAGCAGCTCTGCATAAATGCTGATGCCATCCTATGGATATGTTGCACTGCATTATGGATGTTGCACCTGGAGTTTGAAGATAAGCGCAGTGGACTGATATGCTTGCTGCATGGTAGCGTAGCCTCTGGCCCAGGACTCGCTGAACTCTCATGCTATCTCTGTCATTCCTCCCACAGCAGCCAAGAGTTTGCTCAACAAGAAGACGGACGGCGTTAAGGTGAGAGGCTTCTTCACAGCGGAGGAGATGCTTGGTCACTTGCATTAGCCTGTGGGAACGTTCAGTGTCTGAGACCCAAAAATGACTGTATGCATTTTGCACCTTGAACATCATCATTCATGGACAGTCACTCCAGCAGTGGGCACCGATTTTAGGGTTTTTAAGGTTGGAACCTTCCTGTTGTTCATGTGACATCGCTGCCGACAGTCACTCACAGTTAAAATAGTTTTATATGTCATCTCTGATTTTGCTGGTGTCTCCTTAATGAACCCCGGCAGCTCTCAGCCCCAAGATGCTCCAGCCATGTTTGTGCATTTGGAGTCTGATATGAAGTTAGCATTTGATGCAGAAGAGAACATGCACATGCTTCCCCACACATCTTTATGCATGTACAATACTAAGGAATCAGCTCTCCTGAGAGATCATATGTGTGGATCTGGGAGCTTTGTGTGTAATCATTGCTCTCAGCTACAATCTGCCTTTGGAGAACAGTCTGCAAATAATGTGATTTTTGTAAATGAAGAATCTAGTAACTGAGGCTTGAAAGACCAGATCAGGACAGGTTCTCATTCAAATGGTCAGTTCAGAAAGGTCTTTCCACATGATATGTTATTTTTCTTACTGTTAAGATTTATCTAAAACTATCTACacagaatttttattttaattatgtgaGTTTGGGGAAGCTTCTGCACCCATTCCGCTCCAAATGTtgatattttcttctctttcattatGTTTTAGTTTCAGTAATTCTCCGAGCTTCTGTTCTTTTCCAGATGTTTACCTTTCATTTTGGAACCCAAAGATAAAATTTAGAAAAGAGCTGAAGGAGACGAGTGATGAATGTGTGTTTCATTGGAAATTGGAGTCGAACATGACAATAATGTCCATTAAGAGGGTTACTGGGGAGCTCTCAGTCCCACTCATCTGCTGAAATGAACTCATTAAGCCAAGCTTCATTTACAGAAAGAGAAATGTTGTGTCTGGAGTACAACTCATGTAGTGTACACTTCTCATCaatgttggttggttggttggttggttggttggttggttgtagCAAAGTACAGGCAGATGTTAGACATGCAACTCAGATCCCTCAGAAATGGACCGTGGCCATTGTGCGTGTGCACAAGTGTGAAAATGTATGTTTGTCATGTCCCCTctacactgccccctgcaggtcaacAACAAAGCCAACATAGTGACCACCAGTCCTAAAGACACTGGCCCCGCCCCTGCACTGGTATAGCTACACAGCCTCAACATCACCTGCACCTTCATCCACAAAAAGCTCCTCACCTCCCCACCTCACACCCCACtgtgggggaggaagaggtTCATCCTTTCCAAAAAATAGGGCTCAGGCCATTTTTCTAGATCATCCTCAGTTTTGCTGGGGCAGGGGAGGGGCACGGGTTAAATAACAGGAGGTAAGAAGGCTAAAGAGTCTACTTCATCCACAGACCATCCGTGAATAAAAAGGTGTGTAAAAGCTGTACAGTTGGTTTTCCAACTCCAGCATCATGGATACAGATTTGAAAGACGTAATCCTACATccatctggagaagatgagCATGCATGAGGGCCCAAAGGCAACACCTGGCCGGGTTTGCTGGATCTGTACATTTATCAGGTTCAATTTAAACGACAAGCTTTTACACGCAGAAATACCATAGCTTTATACACAGTAGGGTCAACCTCTACCTCTGCCTCACCCTGGCTCCCCATGCAAGGACCCCTGGTCTCTGCATTGCCTCTGCACACCGACGCCATGCTTGTGCTGCTGTAATGTTGCTTGATATGATTTGGGAATGGCTTGGATGGAGTGAGTGTCGCATGGAAGTGTTATTCAGTTTGTCTGTGCGTTGATGGAGAGTGAGGACGACGGCTCTTTGGCCTCAGCATGATGCTTCACCGCCAACTGACTTGGCGGTCATTCATTGGCTgtctgctgactggctgctgatgTCAGCCCACATGACTGTAACCCTGCATGATGTCAAAGTCTCTCTCATCCCCCGTTTGCTGTCACATGATTACACATTAGCACACAcggtctctctttctctctctttcatcgTTCTTTCTCTTCCCCACAAGCttgcagacacaaacactcacagatGCACAAGGACgtacacacagatgcagaccgATGTTGTAATCTTCTGTAAGGGATGAGTGATTAGGACGCCTGAGCTGCTCATCCAGATCGATTCCACAAAGGCTCAGACGTGTGTTTACTAAGATGAAAAAAGAGCTCATAGCTTATTCAAACATtgtagtttgttttttattcattcagctATTTTGTCAAATTTATGCATCTTCTTCTCTCCGTAGGAACCACAGACAACTGTGATCCACAACCCTGTGGATGGAAATAAGGTAGAACTAAGCAGCCATAATTCCTCTGGTGTCTCCTCTGACCTTTACTTTGTGCACGTTATGTAATCAGCTGATAATATATTCTGCTCATCTGGACATACTGATAGTCAGGGCTCAAATGCCCGTCTGGGTCCTCCACATTGCTGGTTTACTGACTATAACAAGACAAATatcattcctctttttttatgGTGTATTGTAATAGAGGAAATATTAAGAATAGCATTAGAGTTACAGAAaatttgaggattttttttacttctACTCCTAATTTGCTATGTGGATATAGTGATTATTCATTTGTTGATGTATTACATGTGCAGGAATCCATCGAGAGCGCTAATACCACCATCGAGGACGAGGACGTTAAAGGTTGGAGCATTTTTTTTGTGAAACTTGCCCTCGACAGTGAGATGCTCCAACAGTCGGAGCTCTGACACCCTTTTATGTGACCagttttaattttctttctgtttttttgggtttctcCTCCCTTTGCTCCACAAAACCAACATGTACATTTGTGCCTTTACAACTTTCACCTTtaccgacccccccccaccaccacacacacacacacacacacgacacacttACACACCTGAAACCCACATACATGCCCTCCTGTGCCGCCTCACCAGCCCTTCGTCTGGGCAGCTTAGTCAGCAGCTTCACGAGCTCTAAGAACCGTTCCTCTCAGCTGTCTGACTCGAGACAGACTCCCACCTCCTCGGTCCAGTGTAAGTCCCACCCCAAAGGGGAAGAGTTGCACCGCTCTCATCCCCTCCTGTTATCCTGTCCATTACTGCAGAAAAGGAAACTTGAAGTGTGGTCTCGTGCTCCTGACGGATGCTTTTAGATTTTTGTTTGCCGTGTTTGTTTTACCCTCCCCTGTGAAGCCAAGGTTCTGTTGTGACCTGTCTTCGTGTCTTTTAGGCACTGGTGCTGTTGTCGAACATCCTCTTTACCTTCTTTCGTTGCTTTAAAAACATCACACATACACCCTCCCGCACACAGATCCTTTTGTACCTTGTGGCTGTGAAAGAAATGGAAATCATTTATGTGTCATTACTATTTACCACCTGTATTTTTGTTGCTCAAATTaagaaattgttttaatatccCCCAGCTTGCACCAATAACTCTAAAGGTAACTGTCCACATTATTTAGTTTCAACTACTTTTGTTGCAAATGCTTCTGGGCAGCTGATGTGTCCATTCATTTTGACCTTTGTTGGGTGAAAGAATTCTTGCcatcctgcatttttctgcCTATTAGTCATGGAAGGCTTTATTTAGGAATAAAATATCAACAATATTGTCATTAAAAAACCTCCTTCCGTTTCTAATAGCTTTGAAATCACGCTAGATTCCTGCTAGAACTGGTAGACTAGACTGCATCAAAAGCtgatttgatattttatttgcACTCTCTCGGAGTGTCAATTGAAATCTTGTCGTTGTGACGTTTCTGGACTCTTGTTGCAGCTCGCAAACAGGAAATAATCAAAGTGACCGAGCAGCTGATTGAGTCCATCAACAACGGAGACTTTGAGACTTACGCGTGAGTTTCTTCGCTTCTGCTCATCATTTGCAACCTCTTTTCTCTGTTActgatgatgttttatttggtGTAACAGGAAGATTTGTGATCCTGGCCTAACCTCCTTTGAGCCCGAGGCCTTGGGCAACCTGGTGGAAGGACACGACTTCCACCGCTTTTACTTTGAGAACGGTTTGTTGGAAATCGCTGATATTTGCTTTTAGAACAGGTAGATTTGCACTCCTGCTCAAGCAGGACAGAAGTGCTTTGTGAGTGGATGGCAAAAATAAATGGATGGCCAAAATAAATGGATCAGGATCATTTATTCACGTTTATCTCCAATATTAGTTGCTAATCTGGATACCGTGAAAAAGCTTTATTATACAGACGTGTCCAGAGAAAATCTGCTAGCTGTACACGATTCACCTCCTCCCTGAGGACAGTTTATGGCAGAATAACCTCCATCTGGTGCATCACGGTGAAGCCATCCTACCACTCTAATAGGTTATATTTCCATTTCAGCCCTGTCCAAGGGGAACAAACCAGTGCACACCATCCTGTTGAACCCCCACGTGCATCTAATTGGAGAAAACGCAGCGTGCATTGCCTACATTCGACTGACGCAGTACATGGATGCTGGCGGCATGCCCCGCACCATGCAGTCTGAGGAAACCCGTGTGTGGCACCGCCGCGAGGGCAGGTGGCAGAACATCCACTTCCACCGCTCTGGCTCACCCAGTATTCCCTCCCAGTAAGAGACAGTAAGGACATAGGTCACGGTCCAAAATGTCACACGGCATTTCCATGTAAGCAGGGGAACCGATTGCTCTGATTTTTCAGTTTTTGTTtacatcttctatgggattgtgGAGTCCAGGGGTGCAAAATGTCCACCTAGAAAAAAACCTGCCCATCCCAGTATATCATTCTCTAAATGTAGTATGGCAAGAGTGCACGAATGTCCTACTTCTGAACAGATTTTGCATCCCTGGAGGCTCTTACCCACAATCCTGTGCACAGGGTTGCTATAGCACTGATTCATCATAATATAAAGAGAATTGGGGATGACAGCTTGTTTGACGGACAACAAACTCTGATGAACAATGACAGTCAAGcgtatttgttttattttatgtgaCTTGTCTCCAGTCATTTTGTAGAAATCAAAAGAAAAGCTAGCGATGCTCAGCCTGCCCAGATTTGAGCTGAAATCTTTGAAGCTAATCAGACTTCCTTTATCACTGCGGTTAATTCTCAAAAAAAGTCTCTTTCCTTTTTGTACATGTTGCATCTGCCTGTCCCAAGTCTGTGCTGCTGTACTCAGCATGCACACAACTGGGACAAATGACACTGTC from Takifugu flavidus isolate HTHZ2018 chromosome 6, ASM371156v2, whole genome shotgun sequence encodes the following:
- the LOC130526724 gene encoding calcium/calmodulin-dependent protein kinase type II delta 2 chain isoform X10 encodes the protein MALTICTRFTDEYQLFEELGKGAFSVVRRCVKISSGQEYAAKIINTKKLSARDHQKLEREARICRLLKHPNIVRLHDSISEEGFHYLVFDLVTGGELFEDIVAREYYSEADASHCIQQILESVHHCHVNGIVHRDLKPENLLLASKLKGAAVKLADFGLAIEVQGDQQAWFGFAGTPGYLSPEVLRKDPYGKPVDMWACGVILYILLVGYPPFWDEDQHRLYQQIKAGAYDFPSPEWDTVTPEAKDLINKMLTINPSKRITASEALKHPWICQRSTVASMMHRQETVECLKKFNARRKLKGAILTTLLVTRNFSAKSLLNKKTDGVKVNNKANIVTTSPKDTGPAPALEPQTTVIHNPVDGNKESIESANTTIEDEDVKARKQEIIKVTEQLIESINNGDFETYAKICDPGLTSFEPEALGNLVEGHDFHRFYFENALSKGNKPVHTILLNPHVHLIGENAACIAYIRLTQYMDAGGMPRTMQSEETRVWHRREGRWQNIHFHRSGSPSIPSQ
- the LOC130526724 gene encoding calcium/calmodulin-dependent protein kinase type II delta 2 chain isoform X1, with product MALTICTRFTDEYQLFEELGKGAFSVVRRCVKISSGQEYAAKIINTKKLSARDHQKLEREARICRLLKHPNIVRLHDSISEEGFHYLVFDLVTGGELFEDIVAREYYSEADASHCIQQILESVHHCHVNGIVHRDLKPENLLLASKLKGAAVKLADFGLAIEVQGDQQAWFGFAGTPGYLSPEVLRKDPYGKPVDMWACGVILYILLVGYPPFWDEDQHRLYQQIKAGAYDFPSPEWDTVTPEAKDLINKMLTINPSKRITASEALKHPWICQRSTVASMMHRQETVECLKKFNARRKLKGAILTTLLVTRNFSAAKSLLNKKTDGVKVNNKANIVTTSPKDTGPAPALEPQTTVIHNPVDGNKESIESANTTIEDEDVKALRLGSLVSSFTSSKNRSSQLSDSRQTPTSSVQSCTNNSKARKQEIIKVTEQLIESINNGDFETYAKICDPGLTSFEPEALGNLVEGHDFHRFYFENALSKGNKPVHTILLNPHVHLIGENAACIAYIRLTQYMDAGGMPRTMQSEETRVWHRREGRWQNIHFHRSGSPSIPSH
- the LOC130526724 gene encoding calcium/calmodulin-dependent protein kinase type II delta chain isoform X6, encoding MALTICTRFTDEYQLFEELGKGAFSVVRRCVKISSGQEYAAKIINTKKLSARDHQKLEREARICRLLKHPNIVRLHDSISEEGFHYLVFDLVTGGELFEDIVAREYYSEADASHCIQQILESVHHCHVNGIVHRDLKPENLLLASKLKGAAVKLADFGLAIEVQGDQQAWFGFAGTPGYLSPEVLRKDPYGKPVDMWACGVILYILLVGYPPFWDEDQHRLYQQIKAGAYDFPSPEWDTVTPEAKDLINKMLTINPSKRITASEALKHPWICQRSTVASMMHRQETVECLKKFNARRKLKGAILTTLLVTRNFSAKSLLNKKTDGVKEPQTTVIHNPVDGNKESIESANTTIEDEDVKALRLGSLVSSFTSSKNRSSQLSDSRQTPTSSVQSCTNNSKARKQEIIKVTEQLIESINNGDFETYAKICDPGLTSFEPEALGNLVEGHDFHRFYFENALSKGNKPVHTILLNPHVHLIGENAACIAYIRLTQYMDAGGMPRTMQSEETRVWHRREGRWQNIHFHRSGSPSIPSH
- the LOC130526724 gene encoding calcium/calmodulin-dependent protein kinase type II delta 2 chain isoform X3 — translated: MALTICTRFTDEYQLFEELGKGAFSVVRRCVKISSGQEYAAKIINTKKLSARDHQKLEREARICRLLKHPNIVRLHDSISEEGFHYLVFDLVTGGELFEDIVAREYYSEADASHCIQQILESVHHCHVNGIVHRDLKPENLLLASKLKGAAVKLADFGLAIEVQGDQQAWFGFAGTPGYLSPEVLRKDPYGKPVDMWACGVILYILLVGYPPFWDEDQHRLYQQIKAGAYDFPSPEWDTVTPEAKDLINKMLTINPSKRITASEALKHPWICQRSTVASMMHRQETVECLKKFNARRKLKGAILTTLLVTRNFSAKSLLNKKTDGVKVNNKANIVTTSPKDTGPAPALEPQTTVIHNPVDGNKESIESANTTIEDEDVKALRLGSLVSSFTSSKNRSSQLSDSRQTPTSSVQSCTNNSKARKQEIIKVTEQLIESINNGDFETYAKICDPGLTSFEPEALGNLVEGHDFHRFYFENALSKGNKPVHTILLNPHVHLIGENAACIAYIRLTQYMDAGGMPRTMQSEETRVWHRREGRWQNIHFHRSGSPSIPSH
- the LOC130526724 gene encoding calcium/calmodulin-dependent protein kinase type II delta chain isoform X14, with amino-acid sequence MALTICTRFTDEYQLFEELGKGAFSVVRRCVKISSGQEYAAKIINTKKLSARDHQKLEREARICRLLKHPNIVRLHDSISEEGFHYLVFDLVTGGELFEDIVAREYYSEADASHCIQQILESVHHCHVNGIVHRDLKPENLLLASKLKGAAVKLADFGLAIEVQGDQQAWFGFAGTPGYLSPEVLRKDPYGKPVDMWACGVILYILLVGYPPFWDEDQHRLYQQIKAGAYDFPSPEWDTVTPEAKDLINKMLTINPSKRITASEALKHPWICQRSTVASMMHRQETVECLKKFNARRKLKGAILTTLLVTRNFSAKSLLNKKTDGVKEPQTTVIHNPVDGNKESIESANTTIEDEDVKARKQEIIKVTEQLIESINNGDFETYAKICDPGLTSFEPEALGNLVEGHDFHRFYFENALSKGNKPVHTILLNPHVHLIGENAACIAYIRLTQYMDAGGMPRTMQSEETRVWHRREGRWQNIHFHRSGSPSIPSQ
- the LOC130526724 gene encoding calcium/calmodulin-dependent protein kinase type II delta 2 chain isoform X7; protein product: MALTICTRFTDEYQLFEELGKGAFSVVRRCVKISSGQEYAAKIINTKKLSARDHQKLEREARICRLLKHPNIVRLHDSISEEGFHYLVFDLVTGGELFEDIVAREYYSEADASHCIQQILESVHHCHVNGIVHRDLKPENLLLASKLKGAAVKLADFGLAIEVQGDQQAWFGFAGTPGYLSPEVLRKDPYGKPVDMWACGVILYILLVGYPPFWDEDQHRLYQQIKAGAYDFPSPEWDTVTPEAKDLINKMLTINPSKRITASEALKHPWICQRSTVASMMHRQETVECLKKFNARRKLKGAILTTLLVTRNFSAAKSLLNKKTDGVKVNNKANIVTTSPKDTGPAPALEPQTTVIHNPVDGNKESIESANTTIEDEDVKACTNNSKARKQEIIKVTEQLIESINNGDFETYAKICDPGLTSFEPEALGNLVEGHDFHRFYFENALSKGNKPVHTILLNPHVHLIGENAACIAYIRLTQYMDAGGMPRTMQSEETRVWHRREGRWQNIHFHRSGSPSIPSH
- the LOC130526724 gene encoding calcium/calmodulin-dependent protein kinase type II delta 2 chain isoform X11; the protein is MALTICTRFTDEYQLFEELGKGAFSVVRRCVKISSGQEYAAKIINTKKLSARDHQKLEREARICRLLKHPNIVRLHDSISEEGFHYLVFDLVTGGELFEDIVAREYYSEADASHCIQQILESVHHCHVNGIVHRDLKPENLLLASKLKGAAVKLADFGLAIEVQGDQQAWFGFAGTPGYLSPEVLRKDPYGKPVDMWACGVILYILLVGYPPFWDEDQHRLYQQIKAGAYDFPSPEWDTVTPEAKDLINKMLTINPSKRITASEALKHPWICQRSTVASMMHRQETVECLKKFNARRKLKGAILTTLLVTRNFSAAKSLLNKKTDGVKEPQTTVIHNPVDGNKESIESANTTIEDEDVKACTNNSKARKQEIIKVTEQLIESINNGDFETYAKICDPGLTSFEPEALGNLVEGHDFHRFYFENALSKGNKPVHTILLNPHVHLIGENAACIAYIRLTQYMDAGGMPRTMQSEETRVWHRREGRWQNIHFHRSGSPSIPSH
- the LOC130526724 gene encoding calcium/calmodulin-dependent protein kinase type II delta chain isoform X12 codes for the protein MALTICTRFTDEYQLFEELGKGAFSVVRRCVKISSGQEYAAKIINTKKLSARDHQKLEREARICRLLKHPNIVRLHDSISEEGFHYLVFDLVTGGELFEDIVAREYYSEADASHCIQQILESVHHCHVNGIVHRDLKPENLLLASKLKGAAVKLADFGLAIEVQGDQQAWFGFAGTPGYLSPEVLRKDPYGKPVDMWACGVILYILLVGYPPFWDEDQHRLYQQIKAGAYDFPSPEWDTVTPEAKDLINKMLTINPSKRITASEALKHPWICQRSTVASMMHRQETVECLKKFNARRKLKGAILTTLLVTRNFSAKSLLNKKTDGVKEPQTTVIHNPVDGNKESIESANTTIEDEDVKACTNNSKARKQEIIKVTEQLIESINNGDFETYAKICDPGLTSFEPEALGNLVEGHDFHRFYFENALSKGNKPVHTILLNPHVHLIGENAACIAYIRLTQYMDAGGMPRTMQSEETRVWHRREGRWQNIHFHRSGSPSIPSH
- the LOC130526724 gene encoding calcium/calmodulin-dependent protein kinase type II delta 2 chain isoform X8, which encodes MALTICTRFTDEYQLFEELGKGAFSVVRRCVKISSGQEYAAKIINTKKLSARDHQKLEREARICRLLKHPNIVRLHDSISEEGFHYLVFDLVTGGELFEDIVAREYYSEADASHCIQQILESVHHCHVNGIVHRDLKPENLLLASKLKGAAVKLADFGLAIEVQGDQQAWFGFAGTPGYLSPEVLRKDPYGKPVDMWACGVILYILLVGYPPFWDEDQHRLYQQIKAGAYDFPSPEWDTVTPEAKDLINKMLTINPSKRITASEALKHPWICQRSTVASMMHRQETVECLKKFNARRKLKGAILTTLLVTRNFSAKSLLNKKTDGVKVNNKANIVTTSPKDTGPAPALEPQTTVIHNPVDGNKESIESANTTIEDEDVKACTNNSKARKQEIIKVTEQLIESINNGDFETYAKICDPGLTSFEPEALGNLVEGHDFHRFYFENALSKGNKPVHTILLNPHVHLIGENAACIAYIRLTQYMDAGGMPRTMQSEETRVWHRREGRWQNIHFHRSGSPSIPSH
- the LOC130526724 gene encoding calcium/calmodulin-dependent protein kinase type II delta 2 chain isoform X2 — protein: MALTICTRFTDEYQLFEELGKGAFSVVRRCVKISSGQEYAAKIINTKKLSARDHQKLEREARICRLLKHPNIVRLHDSISEEGFHYLVFDLVTGGELFEDIVAREYYSEADASHCIQQILESVHHCHVNGIVHRDLKPENLLLASKLKGAAVKLADFGLAIEVQGDQQAWFGFAGTPGYLSPEVLRKDPYGKPVDMWACGVILYILLVGYPPFWDEDQHRLYQQIKAGAYDFPSPEWDTVTPEAKDLINKMLTINPSKRITASEALKHPWICQRSTVASMMHRQETVECLKKFNARRKLKGAILTTLLVTRNFSAAKSLLNKKTDGVKVNNKANIVTTSPKDTGPAPALEPQTTVIHNPVDGNKESIESANTTIEDEDVKALRLGSLVSSFTSSKNRSSQLSDSRQTPTSSVQSCTNNSKARKQEIIKVTEQLIESINNGDFETYAKICDPGLTSFEPEALGNLVEGHDFHRFYFENALSKGNKPVHTILLNPHVHLIGENAACIAYIRLTQYMDAGGMPRTMQSEETRVWHRREGRWQNIHFHRSGSPSIPSQ